In Spirosoma pollinicola, the genomic window TCGTCGGCCTGACCCACACGTCCTGCCGGGTGCTGGCTGTGATCTTCGGGGCGAAGTTCATCTGATTTAGCTTTCGCCTTTTTCTTCAATCCCGAAACATCGATCCATCCGGGGCTGATGGTGTTGACCCGAATGTCTGGTCCTAAACTCACGGCCATTGAATGGGTGAGTGCCAGAATACCTCCCTTACTGGCCGAATAAGCGAACGTGTCGGTCTCTGACTGAAAGGCTCTTGTTGACCCAATGTTAATGATACTTCCTTTCTGAGCGGCTAAATAAGAGGCCGTATGTTTGGCGCACAGGAAAGGTCCTGTAAGATTGGTGCCAATGACCCGATTCCATTCATCGAGCGTTAATGAGTTAAGGGGTTTTTCAATCATGATGGCCGCGTTGTTAATGAGCGCATCGATCTGACCGAAGTGAGAAATAGTTTGTTCGGCGGCCTTTTTGACGTTCATCTCGCTGGAGACGTCGCAGGAAACGAACAGAATTTGCGCCGAAGAGGCTTTGAAGGCTTCCCGAAGCTCTGCCAATGCATCGGTGTCGGCTTCCCAAATGGCTACACGATAGCCGTGTGTGAGTAAATACTGCGTGGCCACCCGGCCAATGCCCTGACCACCGCCAGTGATAATAGCTGTTTTCATACAAGTTGGATAAACCCTACTAACGCCCAAACCCGGGAGTTTGGTAACACAAGCCTGCCCGAACCGGTTAACTTAAGCGTATCTTTATCGAACGGCCCCGCCTATTTTTGTCAGTATGCTTCAAATTGCGTTTTCGCCGGTGTACCGGCTGCGGTTACCCGAAGGCCATCGGTTTCCCATGCTTAAGTACGAGTTGATTCACGAACAGTTGCTGTATGAAGGCACCTGTACGGAGGAAAATTTCTTCGCTCCGGCCCCTGTGGATGACCGCTGGGTGCTAGGTGTGCATACGCCCGACTATGTGCAGGCGTTGAAAACGGGCACCGTCGATCCGAAAATGATGCGCCGTATCGGCTTCCCTTTAACCCCGGAACTCATTGAGCGCGAATGGATTATTACACAGGGAACAATTGACTGCACCCAACTGGCCCAGCGCGATGGGGTGGCTATGAATGTGGCGGGTGGCACACACCATGCGTTTCCTGACCGGGGTGAGGGATTTTGTATGCTCAACGATGTGGGGGTGGCGGCTCACTATTTACTTGAAAGCGGGCAGATGAAAAAAATCCTGGTGGTAGACCTGGATGTGCATCAAGGCAACGGCACCGCCCTCATGTTTCAGCATGAATCACGGGTCTTTACGTTTAGTATGCAGGGCACAGATAATTATCCGCTCAAAAAAGAACAATCCGATCTGGACATCAATTTGCCAACGGGTACAACAGACGAAATTTACCTGAATGCATTGTACGATACGTTGCCCGGTCTGATTCAGCGAGAGCAACCCGATTTCCTGTTTTATGTATCGGGTGTGGATATTCTGGCCTCTGACCGGCTGGGTAAATTAAATGTTAGTCGAGACGGTTGTCGGCAGCGCGACACGTTCGTATTTGAGCAGGCAATAAAAAACGGATTGCCAATTGCCGTTTCGATGGGAGGGGGTTATTCACCTCGTCTGACAGATATTGTGGAAGCGCATTGCAATACATTCCGGGTTGCCGCTGATCTGTTTTTTTAATGATAAAGCGGTCACCCGAAAAAAAACCTATAGTTTAACGCAGTAAAGCAGAGAGATGCGTCCGTTTAGCTTAGAACATGAAACAAAATATTGTTAAAACCCGGCTTAAAAACAGCCAGCCCGTACTGGGCGTTCTATCCAATAGTGCTGATCCGACCGTAGCAGAACTTTGCGGGTTCTCGGGACTGGATTTTTACATGATTGATGGCGAACATAGTTCAGTTACCACAGCACAAGTGCAGGATATTGTTCGAGCCTGCGAGGGGAGCGGTATTACCGCACTGGCCCGCGTTCGCAGCAACGACCCGAAGCTCATTCTTCAATTTCTGGATGCGGGTGTTATTGGTATTATGATGCCCGCCATCAGCACTGTTGCCGAAGCTGAAGCGCTGGTTCAGGCCGTAAAGTACCCGCCTTTTGGCCTGCGGGGTTTTGCGCCGGTGCGGGCTAATGATTATTTGCTGGGTACAATGAACCAGGGTGAGGCCGTTGCCTTTGCCAATGAACAGGTGTTGATTCTGGCCCAGATTGAAGATAAAGAAGCCATTGATAATCTTGATGACCTGCTAACGGTAGAAGGCATTGACGGATTTGTGATCGGCCCGCGTGATCTAGCCATGAGTATGGGCTATTATGACGGACCCGGCCATGATGAAGTAAAACGAACAATTGCCGGGGTTGTCGAAAAAATCAGGAAAGCTGGTCGGATTGCCGGCACTACAGCCGCCACCGGCGATCAGGCCAGAGCGTTGATTGACCGGGGTGTTTTATTCTGTCTGAATTCGTTTGCCGGTTTGTTGAAAACGGCCTCAGCAGATTTTATGAAAGGAAGGGGGTAGAGGTTTGATTCAGGAATAAAATCATAGTTCATCATTCGTAAATCGTAATTTTTTTATTTACCTTTGCACCCTCATTTCCAATTTCATACAAAACACATGTACGCAATCGTAGAGATCGCAGGACAGCAATTCAAGATCCAGAAAGGTCGCCATATCTATACCCACCGGTTAGAAGGCGATGTGGACGCTGTACTTGCCTCCGACAAGGTGAAGGTTCTCCTTGTTGATAACGAAGGGAGCATTACCGTTGGTGCTCCAACTGTCGCAGGAGCGACAGTATCGGCAAAAATTCTTGAGCACCTGAAAGGTGAGAAAGTTATCATTTTCAAGAAGAAACGCCGGAAAGGATACAAAAAGAAAAACGGCCACCGTCAGTATTTGACGAAGGTCATGATCGAAGACATAACTCTATAATAGTAGTAAGTTGTACGACGTAAGTATCAATTTATAGTTGAACTTACTACTTGTAAACTTACCACTTACTAACTTCCATAGGAAAAAATGGCACACAAGAAAGGTGTAGGTAGTTCCAGAAACGGCCGCGATTCGCATAGCAAGCGTCTGGGCGTTAAATTGTTCGGCGGTCAAACGGCCATTGCCGGCAACATCATCATCCGCCAGCGCGGTACGAAACACCACCCCGGCAAGAACGTGGGTTGTGGTAAAGATTATACGCTGTTCGCTCTGGTAGCGGGCACCGTGAAATTCCGTCCGGGTCGGGATAACCGCTCGTACGTGGATATCATCCCGGCAGAAATAGCAGCTCCTGTAGCTGCGTAAACCTATCAGTTTTTAAAACATAATAGGTTTGATAAGAAAACCCCGTTTAACGATTGTTGAATGGGGTTTTTTTGTGTAGAAAAACTAAAAAAACAACCCGGCTGTTACGTTTGTACCAATGCCGGTCGATGCGCCGGTTAACTGAAAACTTTCCTGACAATGAATCCTACGCTAAGCCGTCCCGTATCCATCTTTACGGAAGGAAGCCCCAACCCGAACTCCATGAAGTTCGTCGTTAATTTTGAACTCGTGCCCGACGGGCTGTCCTTCGATTATGCCACCGCTGGCGATGCGCTGCTCGACGGAAAAGCATCGCCCCTGGCCGTAGCTTTGTTTGGGTTTGACTTCGTGCGCCGTGTATTTATTTCGGGCAACTTTGTTACGGTTACCAAGGATGACGAAACCGATTGGGATGAGGTGTTGCTTGAGGTAAAGTTCTTTCTGAAAGACTACTTTGGTGAGCAGAAGCCTGTTTTCTCGCAACGGACCGTAGACACCAATACGACCAAACTGGATATGGATTCTGAGACCGTCCAGAAAATCAAAGCGGTTCTGGATCAATATATCAAACCCGCCGTTGAGTCGGATGGGGGCGCTATTAGCTTCTATTCTTTCGATGAGCCAAGCGGCACCGTGAAGGTCTTGTTACAGGGTTCTTGCAGTGGTTGTCCATCATCTACGCTAACCCTAAAATCGGGTATCGAAAATCTGCTGACCCGGTTGGTGCCGGAAGTAAAGTTAGTAGAAGCCGAAGGTGTGTAAAGATTAATAGAGAATCAAGTGTTAGACACCGTTACAGTAACCAGAACAAGTTACTGTAACGGTGTTCTGGTTTTCGTCCAGCTTATGAAGCGGCAGGAACGTTCGGTAGCGACTATATATCAGATAGATATCCTGACTAGTACAATTAACCGTTTACCGCTAAATCAAAATAAATTCGATTTTAGTAAACCTCGCTCACAGAATCACGTTTACTTTGCAATTCACTCTGCCATTCTACCCGTGACTGCATGAAGTATTCGCATATAATTGCCTCAATTTTATTCTGTTCAACAACCAGTTTTGCCCAAAATTTACTCGGTATTTCGACCAGTCGGTATGGTGGAACTAACCGACTTTATATCAACCCGGCCCTGGCGGCCGATTCGCCTTCCAAATTTTACCTGAACGTTTTTACGGGCAACGGCCACGTCGATAATGACTACGTACGATACCAAGCTCCTTTTTCGCTGGCACGTCTGATTACGGGAACGGTGCCGGCACAATACAAAAGCGCCGATGGTTCGCTTCGCTTTGCTTCCGATTATACAAAGGAAATGTTGGATGGCAGCCCTAAAAATGGGACGATCTGGGGCGAAGTGCGCGGGCCGTCCTTTTTAATTAAAACCAGCGACCGGGGGGCATTTGCGGTAACTACACGCTTTCGGGCAGTGGGACAGGTTCTGAATGCGTCAGAACCATTGTTGTCGGCTATGCGGGCGAGTTTGAATGATGGTGCTTTCTACAGCGTTCCCAGCAACGATAACAAGTTTAGCGCCAACACGAATACCTATGCTGAAGTGGGGTTGACCTATGCGGGCACTATTCTGGAAGGCGATGGGCGAAAACTTCTTCTGGGTGCAACAGCAAAGTTTCTGTTAGGGTATAATGCCCAGCAGTTAATCAATAGAGGACTAAATTATCGCATTGTACCAGATCCCGCCAATGCAAGTTCGGCAATTCTGGAGGTTAATAAATTAGATGCGTCGCTTGCCTATACAACTTTTTTGCAAAACCGAAGCCTGAATCCACAAACGTTGTTTAATGCCAATGCACCGGGCAAAGGACTGGGTGTTGACATTGGCCTAACCTATATTGATCAGCCCGACGAGTATAGCCCAACGCTGCAACTAGGCGCGGCTATTACTGATATTGGCGGGCTTACCTACACAGGACCAAAATATAACTATACCGATATTGGAGCTAATCCTGCACAATTTCGCCCTACTGACTTTAATAAAATCAGCGGGCCACAAGCCATTGCCGAAGTCATTCAGACAAAATTAAATACAGGCCGCACCCCGGATAGCCAACGCTTTAACGCAGGCTTACCTACTTCCTTAAACCTGAGTGCCGATTATCAGTTACCGGATGGTTTAGGCATAAACCTGACCTATTTAAAAGACCTTCGCTCGGTGGAGGCAACCGCAATTCATCAGCCAACACTACTGGCTATAACGCCCCGTTATGACGCTCGTTGGCTTAGCCTGGCCGTTCCGCTGGCTTATCTGAATGGCGGGTTTACGGCAGGGGCTTCTGTTCGGGTAGGGCCGGGATGGCTTGGTTCCGATAATATACTTGGCCTGCTGGGTAATAGCTCTAATTCTATTAAACCACGCGGACTGGATATTTACCTGGGGGTAGCTTTCGGGATTGGGCAGGTGGAGAAATAAGGGAGGTGAGTGAAATGAGTTGAGTAAGTTGAGTGAGTGGAATAGGTGAAGCGGATAGGAGCTTACTTCACTTACTCTACCTACTCAACTCACTTCACATACTCCACCAACTCTACTCACTTTCGGCAGAAATGCGTAATTTTGATCAGATCCTGCCCAGAAACCCGGATATAGTATTTGTCCACAATGGGACTGTTATGACCGAACGAGCTACTTTTTTCGATACACCGCTACTTTATCTGAAAGGGTTAGGGCCGCAGCGGACCGAACTGCTCAACAAGGAGTTGAATATGTTCACCTATGGCGACCTGATTCAATACTACCCCTTTCGGTATGACGATCGAACCCGCTACTACACAATCAGCGAGTTGATGGATTCGATGCCATCAGCACAGATTCGTGGACGAATTCGCGATTGGTATCTGGAGGGAGAAGGCCCAAAGAAGCGCCTGGTCGCTACATTTTCTGATGGGACAGGTTCCATGAGCCTGGTTTGGTTTCAGAGTATAACCTACCTGGAAAAAGCACTCCGGCGTGAAGGCGAGTACATTGTTTACGGAAAACCTCAATCCTTTAACGGGCAGTTCAGTATCGTTCATCCGGAATTGGAAAATGCCAATACCGCTTCTGAAAACGAGCCGGGTTTGTTTCCGGTTTATAACCTTACCGAAAAACTCCGCAAGCGTCATCTGGATAGCAAAGTGCTTGGGAAAGCGATGCGTATATTGCTTGAGCAATCCTGGGCGCATATTCACGAAACCCTGCCCGACTTTCTTATCCAGCAATATCGGCTGATCGGGAAGCGGGAGGCAATGTGGAATATTCACCTGCCTCAAAATCAGGGCTGGCTGAAACAGGCCCAACGGCGGCTGAAATTTGAAGAGTTATTCTACAATCAACTGCGACTGATCAAGAATAAACTCATTCAGAAAGAGGAGTTTCCGGGACAGATTTTCCGGGACACGTCGCTAATGAAGCATTTCTACAAAGAACTGTTGCCGTTTGAATTGACGGGTGCTCAGCAGCGGGTTATCAAAGAAGTTTATGCTGATTTTCTGACGGGTAAGCAGATGAACCGCCTTTTGCAGGGCGATGTGGGCAGTGGTAAAACCATCGTGGCCTTCATTGCCTGTTTGATGGCTATTGGCAATGGCGCTCAGGCCTGCCTGATGGCACCAACCGAAATTCTGGCCGATCAGCACTACAACGGGCTCAAGCCTTTTGCCGATGCAATGGGGTTGAACCTGGGGATTTTGACAGGATCAACCAATAAAAAACGTCGGGTTGTGCTTCATGAGGAGCTGCAATCGGGTAAAATGCATATTCTGGTTGGAACCCACGCGCTGCTCGAAGATGCGGTTCAGTACAAAAACCTGGGCCTGTGCATCATCGACGAACAACACCGTTTTGGTGTAGCACAGCGGGCTAAACTCTGGCGTAAAAACGAGACTGTACCGCCACATATTCTGGTCATGACGGCCACACCCATACCGCGAACACTGGCAATGACCCTTTATGGAAACCTCGATGTATCGACCATCGATGAGTTGCCAAAAGGAAGAAAACCCATCAAAACGGTACACAAATACGATAAGCACCGTGCCGAAGTGTTCGGGTTTATGCGGCAGCAGATCGAACTTGGTCGGCAGGTATATGTCGTATATCCGCTGATCGAGGAATCGGAAAAACTGGATTACAAAGACCTGATGGATGGCTTTGAGAGTATGCAGCGGGCTTTTCCCCGACCGAAGTATGAGATTGGCATGCTGCACGGCAAGATGCTGGCCTACGAAAAAGACGACGAGATGAAGCGGTTTCTGAAACAGGAAACCCAGATTCTGGTGGCGACTACTGTAATTGAAGTGGGCGTTAACGTGCCCAATGCCAGTGTTATGGTCATTGAAAGTGCCGAGCGATTTGGCCTCTCGCAGTTGCACCAGTTGCGTGGTCGGGTAGGGCGGGGTTCCGACCAGTCGTACTGTATTATGATGACGGGATACAAACTCAGCAGTGATACCCGTACTCGACTCGAAACAATGGTGCGTACCAATAACGGCTTTGAGATTGCCGATGTAGACCTTCAACTGCGCGGTCCCGGCGATTTGTCGGGTACGCAACAAAGCGGTGTTATGGATTTAATGATTGCCGATCTGGCTAAAGACGGGGCCATTCTGGCTGCTGCCCGTGAATCAGCACAAGCTATTCTGACTGAAGACCCTGAACTCTTGTTGCCCCAACATGCTCCCATCCGTAACCACGTCGATAACCTGAAACAGACAGAAAACAACTGGGGAAGAATTTCATAATTATACGCTCTTACAAAACGCCGTACGTTCATGCAGATTGCCTGCAGGAAGTACGGCGTTTTGTGAAACTGCATTCTAAGTAAAATATAAGTATACGAAACATATATAAGTTGTATAATATCAACATTTAATGTTAAAATAAACTAGGTATTGGGTAGAAATGAATAAGTAAAAATATGAATTGGAATGGCTTTAACTTGTAATTAATATACGTTAATTACTCGTTTACCATGCTAAAACAATTTACTCAACCGGAGAGCTTCTTTTTACGAAAAAGAACCTCTCCATCTAATGCAGCCTGGTCTCGGCGAACTGCGTTCTTCTCTCTGATTTTGTTCAGCCTGTGCTGTTCTGTCGGAGCGTTCGCACAGTCGAAAGTATCAGGAAAAGTCGTCGACGCTCAGGGATTGGCCCTCCCTGGTGTCAGTATTGTGGTGAAAGGCACTACTACAGGGACAGTTTCTTCGGCGGAGGGCGATTACAGTTTGAATCTGGCCAGGGGAAACGAAACGCTTGTGTTCTCCTACATTGGCTTTATGAGCCAGGAAGTAGCAGCCGCTAACAAAACTACCATTAATATTACGCTGGCTTCAGACGACAAAATGTTGAATGAAGTGGTAGTTGTGGGTTACGGAGAGCAGAAGAAAGAAACTGTAACGGGGGCCGTTGCCACTGTGAAGGGCTCTGACCTGGTTAAATCACCGGCTATGAACCTGACTAATTCGATTGCGGGTCGGATGCCGGGTGTTGTAGCCACAAACTCCAGTGGACAACCTGGAAATGACGGTTCAGCCATTCGTATCCGGGGCTCAAACACGTTAGGAAACAACGACGCCCTGATCGTAATTGATGGGGTTCCGGCTCGGGCCGGGGGTATCGACCGGCTTAATCCTGCCGATATCGAAAGTATGTCGGTCCTGAAAGATGCTTCGGCAGCCATTTATGGCTCACGGGCGGCCAACGGGGTTATTCTGGTCACCACCAAGCGGGGTAAGACCGGCAAGCCCGAATTGTCCTACAGCTTCAACCAAGGCTTTGCGCAGCCAACGGTGATTCCTAAAATGGCGAACGCGGCCGAATATGCACAGTTGAATAATGAAATCAATCTGTACAATATCCCCTCTCAGTATTGGAAAGATGCCAATGTTGCTTTCAACAAAACCGGAAGTTATACATTACCCGACGGCTCGATTGCCAAAGCGGCTTTCACCCCGGATGACGTTAAAAAGTTTCAGGATGGGTCTGATCCCTGGGCACATCCCAATACGGATTGGTTCGGTGCAGCTCTGAAAACCTGGTCTCCTCAGTCGCGGCACACGCTGCAACTGGTGGGTGGTTCGGAAAACATCAAATACCTCACCTCTGTGAACTACCAGAATCAGGATGGCTACTACAAAAACTCGGCAACGGGCTATAAGCAGTACGACTTCCGCATGAACCTGGACGCCAAGGTTAGTAAGTATATCAATACCGTTGTGGGTGTTGTCGGTCGTCAGGAAAATCGGTTCAATCCAACTGTAGCACCAGGAGATATCTTTCGGATGCTGATGCGGGGCTATCCCAACAAGCCAGCGTTCTGGCCGAGTGGTCAGCCTGCTCCCGATATTGAGAACGGCCAGCAGCCGGTACTGGTTACCACGAGTGCCACGGGTTACGATAAGGACACCCGCTACTATCTGCAAAGCAACGCCAGTGTGAACATCACTAACCCCTGGATACCGGGTCTGAAGTTAACCGGTAGTGTGGCGCTTGATAAATACCTTCAACAGGGAAAAACCTGGCAAACCCCCTGGTTTGTTTATAGCTGGGATTATACGTCCTACGATGCCGACAAGCAACCATTGCTACAGCGTGTACAGAAAGGACCTGCTCAGGCAACGCTCAATGAGTACACCAACGATCAGTTCAACTCGCTGTTATCGGGCTTGTTAACATACGACCACGTATTTGCCAGTAATCACGCTGTAACAATACTGGCTGGTATTACCAAAGAGCAATCGAATTCCAACGGCTTCTCGGCCTATCGGAAGTATTTCTCGTCGACGGCTATCGACCAGTTGTTTGCGGGTGGTAGTGCCGAGAAAAACAGCAATACGACGGCGGCCTGGCAGCGGGCTCGTATGAGCTATTTTGGTCGGGCAGCGTATAACTACAAAGAGAAGTACATTGCTGAATTCCTGTGGCGGTATGATGGATCGTATATGTTCCCGGCATCGAGCCGGTGGGGTTTCTTCCCCGGCGTAACGGCGGGCTGGCGTGTTTCGGAAGAAGATTTCTTCAAGAAAGCGTTGCCAGCAGTAAGTTCGCTGAAACTGCGGGCCTCATGGGGTCAGTTGGGGAATGATCAGGTATACTTTAACAATACTCTGCGCGAGTATGATTACCTGCCAACCTATGCCTATGGTGATGCTGCCAACTCAGCTTTCGGTTATGTAACAGGTGGTCAGGTCTCGCAAACGCTATATGAAAATGGCGTGCCAAATACCAAATTAACGTGGGAAGTAGCTAACAACTCTGACATCGGTCTGGAAGGTTCGTTGTTCAATGGTAAAGTATTCTTCGAATTCGACGTATTCCAAAACAAGCGGTCGAACATCCTATGGCGTCAAAGTGCGTCCATTCCACAAACAACAGGAGCTACCTTACCCGCAACGAACATTGGTCGTGTTACCAACAAAGGGTATGAGTTCCGGGTGGGCTACAATGGACAGGCTGGTGAGTTGAAATACAACGTGAGTGTGAACGGCGGGTATGCCAAGAACACGATTACGTTCTGGGATGAAGTGCCGGGTGCACCCGAATGGCAGCGCTCGACAGGTAAGCCTATCCCTAGCGATGTAAACAACCCTAACAACGCCAATGGTACGCTCTTGTATCAATATGACGGCATTTTTTCTACTCAGGCTGATATCGACGCCAATAAACTGGACTACAGCGGAGTTGGCGCGAGCTTGCTACGGCCTGGCGATATGAAACTGAAGGACATTGATGGAAATGGCAAAATTGATGGCAACGACCGGGTACGTAATGACCGCAACAACCAACCTCGTTTTCAGGGTGGTTTCAACGCAAGTCTCCGCTATCGGAATTTTGACTTTAGTCTGTTGGTGCAAGCGTCAACGGGTGGTCAGATCTTCCTGCAAACCGAGTCGGGTACGATTGGTAACTTCCTGCAATACAGCTATGATCACCGCTGGACGGTAGACAACCCAAGCACGGTTGATCCTCGTATTGTAGACCGCAGTAACCAGTATTTCTCCAACGGCACCAGCTACTGGCTGAAAAGCACCGATTATGTCCGGTTGAAAAACGTTGAACTTGGCTATACACTGCCAGGTACAATTGGCAAAAAGATTGGCTTGAGCAGTCTGCGCATTTACGTGAATGGGCTTAACCTCGCAACCTACGCTCCGGCTATGAAAGGGCTATTCGATCCTGAGTCGACCAGCGGCAGTGCACAGTATTATCCCCAGGCGCGGGTGATCAACACGGGTGTATCACTTAGTTTCTAACCGATCAATCAACAT contains:
- a CDS encoding HpcH/HpaI aldolase family protein encodes the protein MKQNIVKTRLKNSQPVLGVLSNSADPTVAELCGFSGLDFYMIDGEHSSVTTAQVQDIVRACEGSGITALARVRSNDPKLILQFLDAGVIGIMMPAISTVAEAEALVQAVKYPPFGLRGFAPVRANDYLLGTMNQGEAVAFANEQVLILAQIEDKEAIDNLDDLLTVEGIDGFVIGPRDLAMSMGYYDGPGHDEVKRTIAGVVEKIRKAGRIAGTTAATGDQARALIDRGVLFCLNSFAGLLKTASADFMKGRG
- a CDS encoding histone deacetylase family protein, with the translated sequence MLQIAFSPVYRLRLPEGHRFPMLKYELIHEQLLYEGTCTEENFFAPAPVDDRWVLGVHTPDYVQALKTGTVDPKMMRRIGFPLTPELIEREWIITQGTIDCTQLAQRDGVAMNVAGGTHHAFPDRGEGFCMLNDVGVAAHYLLESGQMKKILVVDLDVHQGNGTALMFQHESRVFTFSMQGTDNYPLKKEQSDLDINLPTGTTDEIYLNALYDTLPGLIQREQPDFLFYVSGVDILASDRLGKLNVSRDGCRQRDTFVFEQAIKNGLPIAVSMGGGYSPRLTDIVEAHCNTFRVAADLFF
- a CDS encoding SDR family oxidoreductase, whose protein sequence is MKTAIITGGGQGIGRVATQYLLTHGYRVAIWEADTDALAELREAFKASSAQILFVSCDVSSEMNVKKAAEQTISHFGQIDALINNAAIMIEKPLNSLTLDEWNRVIGTNLTGPFLCAKHTASYLAAQKGSIINIGSTRAFQSETDTFAYSASKGGILALTHSMAVSLGPDIRVNTISPGWIDVSGLKKKAKAKSDELRPEDHSQHPAGRVGQADDIARMILFLIAPENSFITGQNFVVDGGMSRKMIYV
- a CDS encoding SusC/RagA family TonB-linked outer membrane protein, with amino-acid sequence MLKQFTQPESFFLRKRTSPSNAAWSRRTAFFSLILFSLCCSVGAFAQSKVSGKVVDAQGLALPGVSIVVKGTTTGTVSSAEGDYSLNLARGNETLVFSYIGFMSQEVAAANKTTINITLASDDKMLNEVVVVGYGEQKKETVTGAVATVKGSDLVKSPAMNLTNSIAGRMPGVVATNSSGQPGNDGSAIRIRGSNTLGNNDALIVIDGVPARAGGIDRLNPADIESMSVLKDASAAIYGSRAANGVILVTTKRGKTGKPELSYSFNQGFAQPTVIPKMANAAEYAQLNNEINLYNIPSQYWKDANVAFNKTGSYTLPDGSIAKAAFTPDDVKKFQDGSDPWAHPNTDWFGAALKTWSPQSRHTLQLVGGSENIKYLTSVNYQNQDGYYKNSATGYKQYDFRMNLDAKVSKYINTVVGVVGRQENRFNPTVAPGDIFRMLMRGYPNKPAFWPSGQPAPDIENGQQPVLVTTSATGYDKDTRYYLQSNASVNITNPWIPGLKLTGSVALDKYLQQGKTWQTPWFVYSWDYTSYDADKQPLLQRVQKGPAQATLNEYTNDQFNSLLSGLLTYDHVFASNHAVTILAGITKEQSNSNGFSAYRKYFSSTAIDQLFAGGSAEKNSNTTAAWQRARMSYFGRAAYNYKEKYIAEFLWRYDGSYMFPASSRWGFFPGVTAGWRVSEEDFFKKALPAVSSLKLRASWGQLGNDQVYFNNTLREYDYLPTYAYGDAANSAFGYVTGGQVSQTLYENGVPNTKLTWEVANNSDIGLEGSLFNGKVFFEFDVFQNKRSNILWRQSASIPQTTGATLPATNIGRVTNKGYEFRVGYNGQAGELKYNVSVNGGYAKNTITFWDEVPGAPEWQRSTGKPIPSDVNNPNNANGTLLYQYDGIFSTQADIDANKLDYSGVGASLLRPGDMKLKDIDGNGKIDGNDRVRNDRNNQPRFQGGFNASLRYRNFDFSLLVQASTGGQIFLQTESGTIGNFLQYSYDHRWTVDNPSTVDPRIVDRSNQYFSNGTSYWLKSTDYVRLKNVELGYTLPGTIGKKIGLSSLRIYVNGLNLATYAPAMKGLFDPESTSGSAQYYPQARVINTGVSLSF
- a CDS encoding NifU family protein, translating into MNPTLSRPVSIFTEGSPNPNSMKFVVNFELVPDGLSFDYATAGDALLDGKASPLAVALFGFDFVRRVFISGNFVTVTKDDETDWDEVLLEVKFFLKDYFGEQKPVFSQRTVDTNTTKLDMDSETVQKIKAVLDQYIKPAVESDGGAISFYSFDEPSGTVKVLLQGSCSGCPSSTLTLKSGIENLLTRLVPEVKLVEAEGV
- the rplU gene encoding 50S ribosomal protein L21, yielding MYAIVEIAGQQFKIQKGRHIYTHRLEGDVDAVLASDKVKVLLVDNEGSITVGAPTVAGATVSAKILEHLKGEKVIIFKKKRRKGYKKKNGHRQYLTKVMIEDITL
- the rpmA gene encoding 50S ribosomal protein L27; translated protein: MAHKKGVGSSRNGRDSHSKRLGVKLFGGQTAIAGNIIIRQRGTKHHPGKNVGCGKDYTLFALVAGTVKFRPGRDNRSYVDIIPAEIAAPVAA
- the recG gene encoding ATP-dependent DNA helicase RecG, coding for MTERATFFDTPLLYLKGLGPQRTELLNKELNMFTYGDLIQYYPFRYDDRTRYYTISELMDSMPSAQIRGRIRDWYLEGEGPKKRLVATFSDGTGSMSLVWFQSITYLEKALRREGEYIVYGKPQSFNGQFSIVHPELENANTASENEPGLFPVYNLTEKLRKRHLDSKVLGKAMRILLEQSWAHIHETLPDFLIQQYRLIGKREAMWNIHLPQNQGWLKQAQRRLKFEELFYNQLRLIKNKLIQKEEFPGQIFRDTSLMKHFYKELLPFELTGAQQRVIKEVYADFLTGKQMNRLLQGDVGSGKTIVAFIACLMAIGNGAQACLMAPTEILADQHYNGLKPFADAMGLNLGILTGSTNKKRRVVLHEELQSGKMHILVGTHALLEDAVQYKNLGLCIIDEQHRFGVAQRAKLWRKNETVPPHILVMTATPIPRTLAMTLYGNLDVSTIDELPKGRKPIKTVHKYDKHRAEVFGFMRQQIELGRQVYVVYPLIEESEKLDYKDLMDGFESMQRAFPRPKYEIGMLHGKMLAYEKDDEMKRFLKQETQILVATTVIEVGVNVPNASVMVIESAERFGLSQLHQLRGRVGRGSDQSYCIMMTGYKLSSDTRTRLETMVRTNNGFEIADVDLQLRGPGDLSGTQQSGVMDLMIADLAKDGAILAAARESAQAILTEDPELLLPQHAPIRNHVDNLKQTENNWGRIS
- a CDS encoding DUF5723 family protein, with product MKYSHIIASILFCSTTSFAQNLLGISTSRYGGTNRLYINPALAADSPSKFYLNVFTGNGHVDNDYVRYQAPFSLARLITGTVPAQYKSADGSLRFASDYTKEMLDGSPKNGTIWGEVRGPSFLIKTSDRGAFAVTTRFRAVGQVLNASEPLLSAMRASLNDGAFYSVPSNDNKFSANTNTYAEVGLTYAGTILEGDGRKLLLGATAKFLLGYNAQQLINRGLNYRIVPDPANASSAILEVNKLDASLAYTTFLQNRSLNPQTLFNANAPGKGLGVDIGLTYIDQPDEYSPTLQLGAAITDIGGLTYTGPKYNYTDIGANPAQFRPTDFNKISGPQAIAEVIQTKLNTGRTPDSQRFNAGLPTSLNLSADYQLPDGLGINLTYLKDLRSVEATAIHQPTLLAITPRYDARWLSLAVPLAYLNGGFTAGASVRVGPGWLGSDNILGLLGNSSNSIKPRGLDIYLGVAFGIGQVEK